The nucleotide sequence AAAAATCACCACAAAAAAAGAAAAAAAAAGTCCGCCTCCTCCATTTACTACTTCATCTTTGCAACAAGAAGCCTATAATAAATTAAATTATTCTATATCTAGAACAATGTTATTAGCTCAAAAATTATATGAAAGAGGATTTATTACATATCTTCGAACAGATAGCACAAATTTATCAAATAGTATATTATTGGATATAAAAAATTTTATACTTTCTCTATACGGAAAAAAGTATTTGTCTATAAATAAATTTTATAAAAATAAAAAAGAATTTTCCCAAGAAGCCCACGAAGCAATTCGTCCTACAATTATCAATCACAACGAAGATTATCTAAATTCCTTAAATATATTTGAAAAACGTCTTTACAAACTTATATGGGAACGAACAATTATAGGGCAAATGACAGACGTAATTTTTGAAAAAAAAGATATTTATATTCAATCTTCTCGATTAAAAAGTTTTTTTATTTCAACAAATAAAAATATTTTATTTGATGGATTTATGAAAATATCAAATACAAAAAAAAAAGAAAAAGAAGAAAAATTTAATTTAATAAAAGAGGGAGCTTTTTTAGAAAAAAAAGAAATTATAGCTAAACAAATCATTCAGAATCACTTGTATAGATATACTGAAGCAAGTTTAGTAAAAAAACTAGAACAATTAGGAATTGGAAGGCCTTCTACTTATGCACCTATAATATACACTATTAAAAAAAGAAATTATGTTAATATACAAAAAATATCAAAAAAAATAGAAAATCGTGAAACTCTTTTTTTAAAAGGAAATTCGATTTTTATAAAAAATGAGGAAGTTTTTGAAATAGAAAAAAATAAATTCCATCCTACAGAAATAGGGATTTTAACTACTGATTTTTTAGTCAAAAATTTTTATGAAATAATAAATTTTAATTTCACTGCAAACTTAGAAAAAAATTTTGATAATATAGCTAAAGGAAAAAAATCTTGGATCAAGATTCTTGAAGATTTTTATAGTGAATTTCATAAAAAATTGGAACATGTTAAAAACAATGTTGATAGAATTCATAAAGAACGTTTTCTTGGAAAAGATCCAAAATCTAAAAGAAAAATTTTTGCAAAAATAGCTAAATACGGTCCTGTTATTCAAATGGGAGAATTTAATAATAAAGAGAAACCAAAATTTTTTCCTTTATTAAATAAACAAAAAATAGAGGGGGTTTCTTTTACAGAAGCTTTAAAAATTATTGAATTACCTAAATCATTAGGGATTTTTGAAAAAAAAGAAGTTTTATTAAAAATAAATAAGTATAATATTTATATTAAATATGATAATAGATCAATTCCAATTGACGAAAAAATATTTTTTAATAATTCATTAAATTTAGAACAAGCTATTAATATCATAATTAAAAGTAGAATGAAAATCAAAACAAAATAAAAGATATAAATCCTAGCTATCAAAATATCTTTGATTCAAATAAGTTGTAGGATAAGCTTGATCATGTCCTGTTCGTTTAACATGATCTAAATATTTAGGAATATAAGATAAAGCTTTGACTCTATCAGATAAAGACATTCTATTCCATATATTTTCAGCCATTCTTTTTTTTCCAACTTTATATCTATAATCAGTCCAAAAACGATTGAAAGATAAATCGGTGGGAATTTCTTCTATTGAAAAAGCGGCTTTAGCATTTCTCATTTTGTTTATAATAGATTCATTATAAGGGATATATTTACCAATCCAGACATAATGTGACAAAGAAAGTCTTTCCGGAAAAATAATTTCTCTTAAAAACCCATTTAAATCATATTTAAATATGATATCTCCAGATACTAAACGACTTCTAAATATATATTGTTTACCTCTCATTATTATTGATTTCATCAGCATTTTATAAAGACTAATTAATGGATTAATGCATTAACTAAATTATAATTATAAATAATTATATTATTTTATGATGAAATTTTTAACTTTAAAAAATATTTTACATAATCTATATTTATTTATTTATTTTAAACTGAATTTTTATAAACTACGATCAAACTTTTAATTGTTGAAAATATTTTTCATATAACCCTACAACAAAAAGCAAAAGATAAATGTTTTTATTTTTAAAATAATAGATTTATTATATCTTTTTTTATTTTAACATTTAACATTTATTTATATTATATGTATGTTATATATTGTTCCTACTCCTATAGGAAATTTAGAAGATTTTACTTTCCGAAGTTTACGAACATTAAAAGAAGTAGATTTAATTTTAGTAGAAAGTTATAGGGTTTCTAAAAAATTATTGGATTTCTATAAAATTAAAAATAATATAAATAAATATCATATTTACAATGAACATAAAATAATCCCTTCTATAATAAAAAAAATTAAAGAGGGGAAAAAATTAGCATTAATATCTAATGCAGGTACTCCAAGTATATCTGATCCAGGTTTTTTACTTATTAAATCTTGTATTAATGCCCGTATTCCTATAGAATGTTTGCCTGGACCTACTGCTTTTATTCCAGCATTAGTTTGTTCTGGGATCCCTACTCATGAATTTATTTTTATAGGTTTCTTACCAAAAAGAAAAAGAAAAATGAAATTAGAAAATTTATCCAAAGAAAATAGAACAATTATATTGTATGAATCCCCTCATAGACTATTACAAACATTAAACGATATAAAAAGCTTTTTTGGGTCAAAAAGAAATATTGTTATATGCAAAGAAATATCCAAATATTTCCAAAATATATTAAGAGGAAATATAGAAAAAATAATCATACATTATCAAAACATAAAAAAAATATTAGGAGAATACACAATTATCATAGATAAAAATTTAGAAAAGTAATTAAACATATTTTTTTCTTATTAAATATTCAGCAATTTGAATAGCATTAGTAGATGCCCCCTTACGAAGATTATCTGCAACTATCCAAATGTTTATAGAATTTTGAAACGAAAAATCTTTTCGTATTCTACCTACAAAAACTTCATCTTTTCCATGAGCATATAGTGGCATTGGATAAACATTTTCTTTTGGTTTATCTTGAACTATTATTCCTTTTGTTTTTGATAGAATCTTATATATATGATTTATATTAGGTTTTTTCTTAAAAGTAATATTCACATTTTCTGAATGACCACCTATGACAGGAACGCGTACAGCAGTAGCTGTTATTGCTATATTATTATCATTCATTATTTTTTTTGTTTCATTTATTAATTTCATTTCTTCCAATGTATATCCATTATCCGTAAATTGATCACAATGAGGCAAAACATTTTGATAAATAGGATATGGATATACTCTGGAAGAAATGTCTTCATTTCTTGTTTCTTCTTGATATAATTGATCTAAAGCTTTTTTTCCAGTTCCTGTCACAGATTGATAAGTAGAAACCACAATTCTACTAATTTCATACTCTATATGTAATGGAAATAATACCATTACTAATTGTATTGTGGAACAATTTGGATTTGCAATAATTTTATCTCGTTTAGACAGACAAGAAGCATTAATTTCAGGGACAATTAATTTTTTATCAAAATCCATTCTCCATGCAGAAGAATTATCAATAATTGTAGAACCTATATTTGAGAATTTTACAGCCCATTTTTTTGAAATATCAGATCCAGCAGAAAATAAAACAATATCAGGCTTTTTTAAAAATAAATCATGTATACTAATGATTCGATATGCTTTTTTTTTGAAAAAAAATTCCTTTCCGATAGATTTTTCGGAAGCAGAAATATACAGCTCTTTCAATGGAAAATTCCTTTTTTCTAAAAGATCAACCATTACACGACCTACCATACCTGTTGCGCCGACTATTCCTAGTTTCATTTCATACAAATTTTTATAAAAACTTAATTTTCCATGATATTAAAACAAAACAAAGTTAGGTAAAATAATGAAAAAAGGAAAAATGATTATTTTATCAGGTCCTTCTGGATCTGGTAAAACTACTATTTCGCATTGCTTACTTTCAAAATTTCCGGAATTAAAATTTTCTGTTTCATGTACAACACGATCAATTAGAAATAATGAAATACATGGAAAAGATTATTATTTTTTATCTACAAATTCTTTCATTTCTAAAATAAAAAAATATCAGTTTGCAGAATGGGAAGAAGTTTATCCTAAATTATTTTATGGAACGTTAAAAAACGAAATATTCAAAATTTGGAAATCTAATCAACATGTTTTATTCGATATAGATGTAAAAGGAGGTTTAAATTTAAAACAACAATATCCTAATAATTCATTATCTATGTTTATAATGGTGGATTCTATAAACATTTTAAGAAAAAGATTGATTACAAGATATCATAAAAATGGGAATAACAATGATATAAATATTCGTTTAAATAAAG is from Blattabacterium cuenoti and encodes:
- a CDS encoding type IA DNA topoisomerase, producing MWLASDEDREGEAIAYQICKIFNISEKKYRRIVFHEITKKAILDAIKNPRPIDYNLVYAQQTRRIIDRLVGFQLSPILWKKINRGLSAGRVQSVAVRLIVEQEKKIQNFTPHRVYQLYGVFTNSEKKITFDAKLEKKIEDKKIVKDIFTLCMNSIFTIKKITTKKEKKSPPPPFTTSSLQQEAYNKLNYSISRTMLLAQKLYERGFITYLRTDSTNLSNSILLDIKNFILSLYGKKYLSINKFYKNKKEFSQEAHEAIRPTIINHNEDYLNSLNIFEKRLYKLIWERTIIGQMTDVIFEKKDIYIQSSRLKSFFISTNKNILFDGFMKISNTKKKEKEEKFNLIKEGAFLEKKEIIAKQIIQNHLYRYTEASLVKKLEQLGIGRPSTYAPIIYTIKKRNYVNIQKISKKIENRETLFLKGNSIFIKNEEVFEIEKNKFHPTEIGILTTDFLVKNFYEIINFNFTANLEKNFDNIAKGKKSWIKILEDFYSEFHKKLEHVKNNVDRIHKERFLGKDPKSKRKIFAKIAKYGPVIQMGEFNNKEKPKFFPLLNKQKIEGVSFTEALKIIELPKSLGIFEKKEVLLKINKYNIYIKYDNRSIPIDEKIFFNNSLNLEQAINIIIKSRMKIKTK
- the rsmI gene encoding 16S rRNA (cytidine(1402)-2'-O)-methyltransferase — its product is MLYIVPTPIGNLEDFTFRSLRTLKEVDLILVESYRVSKKLLDFYKIKNNINKYHIYNEHKIIPSIIKKIKEGKKLALISNAGTPSISDPGFLLIKSCINARIPIECLPGPTAFIPALVCSGIPTHEFIFIGFLPKRKRKMKLENLSKENRTIILYESPHRLLQTLNDIKSFFGSKRNIVICKEISKYFQNILRGNIEKIIIHYQNIKKILGEYTIIIDKNLEK
- a CDS encoding aspartate-semialdehyde dehydrogenase gives rise to the protein MKLGIVGATGMVGRVMVDLLEKRNFPLKELYISASEKSIGKEFFFKKKAYRIISIHDLFLKKPDIVLFSAGSDISKKWAVKFSNIGSTIIDNSSAWRMDFDKKLIVPEINASCLSKRDKIIANPNCSTIQLVMVLFPLHIEYEISRIVVSTYQSVTGTGKKALDQLYQEETRNEDISSRVYPYPIYQNVLPHCDQFTDNGYTLEEMKLINETKKIMNDNNIAITATAVRVPVIGGHSENVNITFKKKPNINHIYKILSKTKGIIVQDKPKENVYPMPLYAHGKDEVFVGRIRKDFSFQNSINIWIVADNLRKGASTNAIQIAEYLIRKKYV
- the gmk gene encoding guanylate kinase; amino-acid sequence: MKKGKMIILSGPSGSGKTTISHCLLSKFPELKFSVSCTTRSIRNNEIHGKDYYFLSTNSFISKIKKYQFAEWEEVYPKLFYGTLKNEIFKIWKSNQHVLFDIDVKGGLNLKQQYPNNSLSMFIMVDSINILRKRLITRYHKNGNNNDINIRLNKAKEENRYAKLFDFILLNIDLYQAKKKAIQIVSNFIYEKQ